A single Botrytis cinerea B05.10 chromosome 1, complete sequence DNA region contains:
- the BcCHSIIIb gene encoding BcCHSIIIb, translating to METSRSWNSSAENYPMNELIQHSNNSVTDPATQLDNTDHISDVHHSNDAHDVGESLLSDTSGYHPTTPYVTGTGQVQRQRSPTSSVNGEEFFGDQHHLPDIDQDFYRSPEDSFNAQDMPSANGARGALRRRATRKIKLIQGGQGSVLSANYPVPSAIKNALQPQYRDIENGTSEFSEMRYTAVTCDPNDFTLMNGYTLRQHIYNRHTELLIAITYYNEDKVLFARTLHGVMKNIRDIVNLKKSRFWTQGSAAWEKIVVCLVFDGFEKADPGVLDLLTTVGVYQDGVRKQDVDGKETTAHVFEFTTQLSITPDLQLSRPNSDVHDSSNLPPVQLLFCLKQKNTKKINSHRWLFNAFGRILNPEVTILIDAGTKPGPRSLLALWEAFYNDKNLGGACGEIHAMLGSRNSKLLNPLVAIQNFEYKISNVLDKPLESSFGYVTVLPGAFSAYRFRAIMGRPLEQYFHGDHTLLSGKKSINNMNIFKKNMFLAEDRILCFELVVKEGQNWHLSYVKAAKGETDVPEGPAEFLSQRRRWLNGSFAASLYSLIHFGRMYKSGHSLLRMIMFHFQLLYNIANVIFSWFSLSSYWLTTTVIMDLVGTPVAASNYHGWPFGDTASPIFNHVIEYIYLAFVITQFILALGNRPKGSQVTYLVSFVVFGFIQLYIIILSFYLVYRALRTPIGEQIDTSSAAAFFESMFGGTGVAGVILLALVTIYGLNYVASFLYLDPWHMFHSFPQYIILASTYINILMVYAFNNWHDVSWGTKGSDESEKLPSANVIKDSKSGVEMVEEEEMQQTDIDQKFQETVLRTLAPVEVEVTVETKEVDDTYKSFRTRLVVCWILSNMLLVGIVTSNDFAFLGVGKASTTRTPYYFKFLLYATAFLSIIRFLGFLWFLGRTNIMHCFAKR from the exons atggaAACATCAAGGAGCTGGAATAGTTCGGCTGAAAACTATCCTATGAATGAACTTATTCAACATTCAAACAAT TCTGTTACTGATCCTGCTACACAGTTAGATAACACTGATCATATTAGTGATGTACATCACTCAAATGATGCTCATGATGTTGGTGAAAGTTTGCTATCAGATACTAGTGGCTACCATCCAACAACACCCTATGTGACTGGTACTGGGCAGGTACAACGTCAACGTTCACCAACCAGCTCAGTGAACGGTGAGGAATTTTTCGGGGATCAACACCATCTTCCAGATATCGACCAGGACTTCTACAGAAGCCCCGAAGACTCCTTTAATGCGCAAGACATGCCGTCCGCGAACGGTGCTCGTGGAGCTCTTCGGCGCCGCGCTACTCGAAAGATTAAACTGATTCAAGGCGGTCAGGGATCTGTCTTGAGCGCAAACTACCCTGTACCAAGTGCAATCAAGAACGCATTGCAACCCCAGTACAGAGATATAGAGAATGGTACCAGCGAGTTCTCAGAGATGCGATACACCGCGGTAACTTGTGACCCGAATGATTTTACCTTGATGAACGGTTATACACTACGCCAGCACATATACAACCGGCACACCGAGCTTTTGATTGCAATCACCTACTATAATGAGGACAAGGTGCTATTCGCTAGAACCTTGCATGGTGTGATGAAGAACATTCGCGATATTGTGAATCTGAAGAAGTCCAGGTTTTGGACGCAGGGTTCCGCAGCATGGGAGAAAATTGTCGTCTGCCTAGTGTTCGACGGTTTCGAAAAGGCGGATCCAGGTGTGCTCGATCTCCTCACAACCGTTGGAGTATATCAAGACGGCGTGCGAAAACAGGACgtggatggaaaggagaCGACAGCCCATGTCTTCGAGTTCACGACACAGTTATCCATCACTCCCGACCTACAGCTTTCTCGTCCCAATTCGGATGTGCATGATTCCAGTAACTTGCCTCCAGTACAGCTCCTCTTCTGCctcaaacaaaagaataCTAAAAAGATCAACTCGCATCGTTGGTTATTCAATGCCTTTGGACGGATTCTCAACCCGGAAGTCACCATTTTGATCGACGCGGGAACAAAACCTGGACCTCGCTCTTTATTGGCCTTATGGGAGGCATTCTATAACGACAAGAACCTTGGTGGCGCATGTGGTGAGATCCACGCTATGCTTGGGAGCCGGAACTCCAAGTTACTAAATCCGCTTGTGGCAATACAGAATTTCGAATACAAGATTTCGAATGTTCTTGACAAACCCCTTGAGAGCTCCTTCGGCTACGTCACTGTTCTCCCCGGTGCATTTTCAGCATATCGCTTTCGAGCGATCATGGGCCGTCCCTTGGAGCAATATTTTCACGGCGACCATACGTTGTTGTCTGGCAAGAAAAGTATCAACAACATGAATATTTTTAAGAAGAATATGTTCCTTGCAGAAGATCGTATCCTTTGTTTCGAGCTAGTAGTGAAAGAAGGACAGAATTGGCACTTGTCTTATGTCAAAGCTGCCAAGGGCGAGACAGACGTACCGGAAGGCCCTGCTGAGTTTCTCAGCCAACGCCGCCGTTGGCTGAATGGATCATTTGCTGCCTCGCTATACTCGCTTATTCACTTCGGTCGCATGTACAAATCCGGACACAGTCTGCTCCGGATGATAATGTTTCATTTCCAGCTGCTATACAACATTGCCAATGTTATTTTTAGTTGGTTCTCTTTATCATCCTATTGGCTCACCACCACTGTCATCATGGATCTTGTCGGTACGCCTGTAGCTGCATCGAACTATCACGGCTGGCCGTTTGGCGATACTGCGTCCCCCATATTCAACCACgttattgaatatatttacCTTGCGTTTGTGATCACACAATTCATTCTGGCCCTTGGAAATCGGCCAAAGGGATCGCAAGTGACCTATCTGGTGTCGTTTGTGGTGTTTGGATTTATTCAGCTCTACATCATCATTCTGTCATTTTATCTGGTTTACCGGGCACTACGGACTCCCATTGGGGAACAGATCGACACGTCTTCGGCCGCAGCATTCTTTGAGAGCATGTTTGGAGGAACGGGAGTCGCCGGCGTGATTTTACTAGCCTTGGTCACCATTTACGGCTTGAACTATGTTGCCTCGTTCCTCTACTTGGATCCTTGGCATATGTTTCACTCCTTCCCGCAGTATATCATTCTCGCTTCGACATATATTAACATTTTGATGGTGTATGCCTTCAATAACTGGCATGATGTTTCTTGGGGCACAAAGGGCTCAGATGAAAGCGAAAAGCTCCCTTCGGCCAATGTGATCAAAGACTCGAAATCCGGTGTCGAGATGgtcgaagaagaggagatgcAACAAACAGATATTGACCAGAAGTTTCAGGAGACCGTGCTAAGAACTCTGGCCCCTGTCGAAGTGGAAGTTACCGTAGAAACCAAGGAGGTCGATGACACGTATAAGTCGTTTAGGACCCGCTTGGTTGTCTGCTGGATCCTGTCGAATATGCTGCTGGTCGGGATTGTCACCTCGAATGATTTCGCATTTCTTGGCGTTGGT AAAGCCTCTACGACCCGGACGCCATACtacttcaaatttcttctaTATGCCACTGCTTTCTTGTCGATTATCAGATTCTTAGGGTTTCTTTGGTTTCTCGGACGAACAAACATTATGCACTGCTTTGCGAAGAGGTAA